Proteins from one Ignavibacteria bacterium genomic window:
- a CDS encoding M15 family metallopeptidase, producing the protein MRLAFLIVSVFLFSSVTFSQVGDDELVELKELIPDIVLDLRYNSTNNFVHQKLYSTDVCLISRAVAQRLGLVQDSLRKLNLGLKIFDGYRPRTIQWLMWEIFPNPIYVADPANGSKHNRGSAVDLTIINLSTGQELNMGTDFDYFGPEAGHDYTGFTPEILNNRIFLKSMMQNVGGLTSYTAEWWHYEYVSANVYPLLDFQMK; encoded by the coding sequence ATGCGTCTTGCCTTTCTCATAGTTTCAGTTTTTCTTTTTTCGAGTGTTACCTTTAGCCAGGTTGGTGATGATGAATTGGTTGAACTTAAAGAGCTAATTCCGGATATCGTGCTCGATTTGCGCTATAATTCCACAAATAATTTTGTTCATCAAAAACTATATTCAACGGATGTTTGTCTAATCAGCCGAGCGGTTGCACAAAGATTGGGTCTCGTTCAAGATAGCTTACGCAAGCTCAATTTAGGATTAAAAATTTTTGACGGTTACCGTCCGCGTACTATTCAGTGGCTAATGTGGGAAATTTTTCCAAATCCAATTTATGTTGCCGATCCGGCAAATGGCTCAAAGCATAACAGAGGAAGTGCTGTCGATTTAACGATCATTAATTTATCAACAGGGCAGGAATTGAACATGGGAACGGATTTCGATTATTTCGGACCGGAAGCCGGACACGATTATACCGGTTTTACTCCAGAGATTTTAAACAACCGAATATTCCTTAAATCGATGATGCAGAATGTTGGGGGACTAACGTCATATACAGCAGAATGGTGGCACTACGAATACGTTTCTGCAAATGTTTACCCATTACTTGATTTTCAAATGAAGTGA